Proteins encoded within one genomic window of Deinococcus grandis:
- a CDS encoding SIS domain-containing protein: MTEPLMLTEAREAPQVAQRQAGSAALDAAARAIRAFAPSYVVTLARGSSDHAATTLKYALETQVRLPVMSAAPSVSGVYGADLDLRGALVLAISQSGGSPDLVEALTRARAAGALTCALVNVEGSPLAQAADLVVPLQAGEERAVAATKSYVAALVLGARLVQAWQPDPALARALDALPGTLEATLRAEARARDLAAQLARDVPHRLLVLGRGLHAGVAAEVALKFQETAGLAALPFSTAEFAHGPARLADPMTPALFFQARDATAPFTADTLRTLGGYGTPVTVIGAGTPDRAADLPTPDSGHPLTDPAVSALAAQLLTAHLAVQRGENPDAPPRLSKVTRTR, translated from the coding sequence ATGACCGAACCCCTGATGCTGACCGAGGCCCGCGAGGCCCCGCAGGTCGCCCAGCGGCAGGCGGGCAGCGCCGCGCTGGACGCCGCCGCGCGCGCCATCCGCGCTTTCGCTCCCAGCTACGTGGTCACGCTGGCGCGCGGCTCGTCCGACCACGCCGCCACCACCCTGAAGTACGCGCTGGAAACCCAGGTGCGCCTCCCGGTCATGAGCGCCGCGCCCAGCGTCAGCGGCGTGTACGGCGCCGACCTCGACCTGCGCGGGGCGCTGGTCCTGGCGATCAGCCAGTCGGGCGGCAGTCCGGATCTGGTCGAGGCGCTGACCCGCGCCCGCGCCGCCGGGGCGCTCACCTGCGCCCTGGTGAACGTGGAGGGCAGTCCGCTGGCGCAGGCGGCCGATCTGGTCGTGCCGCTGCAGGCGGGCGAGGAACGCGCCGTGGCCGCCACGAAGAGTTACGTCGCGGCGCTCGTGCTGGGCGCGCGGCTCGTGCAGGCCTGGCAGCCCGACCCGGCGCTGGCCCGCGCCCTGGACGCGCTGCCCGGTACGCTGGAGGCCACCCTGCGGGCCGAGGCGCGGGCGCGTGACCTCGCGGCGCAGCTGGCCCGTGACGTGCCGCACCGGCTGCTGGTGCTCGGGCGCGGCCTGCACGCGGGCGTGGCCGCCGAGGTCGCCCTGAAGTTCCAGGAGACGGCGGGGCTGGCGGCGCTGCCGTTCTCCACGGCGGAATTCGCGCACGGCCCGGCGCGGCTGGCCGACCCCATGACACCCGCGCTGTTCTTCCAGGCGCGCGACGCGACCGCGCCCTTCACGGCGGACACGCTGCGCACCCTGGGCGGGTACGGCACGCCCGTCACCGTGATCGGCGCGGGCACCCCGGACCGCGCGGCGGACCTGCCCACCCCGGACAGCGGGCACCCGCTGACCGACCCGGCGGTCTCCGCGCTGGCCGCGCAGCTGCTCACCGCGCATCTGGCCGTGCAGCGCGGCGAGAATCCGGACGCGCCCCCGCGCCTGAGCAAGGTCACCCGCACCCGATGA
- a CDS encoding carbohydrate ABC transporter permease: MSARTAAAPARVARPVSWRRPVNTALRYALLGVILIFAVFPFVWTLAIALTDKTAGSSIYAFPQSLLPRRVTLHNFVDVYRTFSLGKYLWNSVVITGLTVLGTLLVSALAAYPLARFRFPGRGAIFGLIVLTLVLPGETTFIVNTLTLKNLGLLGTHAGVVLPTIAGAFGIFLMRQAFLAIPAALLEAARLDGASELTILTRIMLPLTRPSLAALGIFTTVTTWNAYFWPMLVLSGAPDKAPLAVAVLKLKGQFNYDPFNIAAGSIIMMLPVLLVFLAAQRLFLRGMEGAVK, from the coding sequence GTGAGCGCGCGCACCGCCGCGGCCCCCGCCCGGGTGGCCCGCCCGGTCTCCTGGCGGCGGCCCGTGAACACCGCGCTGCGCTACGCGCTGCTGGGCGTCATCCTGATCTTCGCGGTGTTCCCGTTCGTGTGGACGCTGGCCATCGCCCTGACCGACAAGACCGCCGGGAGCAGCATCTACGCGTTCCCGCAGAGCCTGCTGCCCCGCCGCGTCACGCTGCACAACTTCGTGGACGTGTACCGCACCTTCAGCCTCGGCAAATACCTGTGGAACTCGGTGGTCATCACGGGCCTGACCGTCCTGGGCACGCTGCTGGTCTCCGCGCTGGCGGCGTACCCGCTGGCCCGCTTCCGCTTCCCCGGGCGGGGCGCGATCTTCGGCCTGATCGTCCTGACCCTGGTGCTGCCGGGCGAGACCACCTTCATCGTGAACACCCTGACCCTGAAGAACCTGGGCCTGCTGGGCACGCACGCGGGCGTGGTGCTGCCCACCATCGCCGGTGCGTTCGGCATCTTCCTGATGCGGCAGGCGTTCCTGGCCATCCCGGCGGCGCTGCTGGAAGCTGCCCGCCTGGACGGGGCCAGCGAACTGACGATCCTCACGCGGATCATGCTGCCCCTGACCCGCCCGAGCCTCGCGGCGCTGGGCATCTTCACGACCGTCACCACCTGGAACGCGTACTTCTGGCCCATGCTGGTCCTGTCCGGCGCGCCCGACAAGGCCCCGCTGGCGGTGGCCGTGCTGAAACTCAAGGGGCAGTTCAACTACGACCCGTTCAACATCGCCGCCGGGTCGATCATCATGATGCTGCCCGTCCTGCTGGTGTTCCTGGCGGCGCAGCGGCTGTTCCTGCGCGGCATGGAAGGAGCCGTGAAATGA
- a CDS encoding carbohydrate ABC transporter permease, producing MQVHWRQSLMSYTFLAPALILLAVFTFYPLLYGAYLGFTEYSGARFANHLPPQWVGLRNFETVLGDPLFRTALANSVKYLLVVPALQLASLAVAVLVAKNIPGIALFRAAYYVPVITSVSLAAVMWEWVFNREGTLNWLLKALHLTTPEAAFGWLNSEHWAFWAVMLVTFWRGFGYYMVLYLAGLQAIPEELEEAAILDGASAWQRFWRVTVPLMRPTILLCTLLSTIAALRVLEEVLVLTNGGPLNSTYTALMYVYAKAFQGFDFDYGVASAAGLVVALVALLLSALNFRFFHREEQA from the coding sequence ATGCAAGTTCACTGGCGTCAGTCGCTGATGTCCTACACGTTCCTGGCCCCGGCGCTGATCCTGCTGGCGGTGTTCACCTTCTACCCGCTGCTGTACGGCGCGTACCTGGGCTTCACCGAGTACAGCGGCGCGCGCTTCGCCAACCACCTGCCGCCGCAGTGGGTGGGCCTCAGGAACTTCGAGACCGTGCTGGGGGACCCGCTGTTCCGCACGGCGCTGGCCAACAGCGTGAAGTACCTGCTGGTCGTGCCCGCCCTGCAACTGGCGTCCCTGGCGGTCGCGGTGCTGGTCGCGAAGAACATTCCGGGCATCGCGCTGTTCCGCGCGGCGTACTACGTGCCCGTGATCACCAGCGTGTCCCTGGCCGCCGTGATGTGGGAATGGGTGTTCAACCGCGAGGGCACCCTGAACTGGCTCCTGAAGGCGCTGCACCTGACCACGCCCGAGGCGGCGTTCGGCTGGCTGAACAGCGAGCACTGGGCGTTCTGGGCGGTCATGCTGGTCACGTTCTGGCGCGGCTTCGGGTACTACATGGTGCTGTACCTGGCGGGCCTCCAGGCCATTCCCGAGGAACTGGAGGAAGCCGCGATCCTCGACGGCGCGAGCGCCTGGCAGCGTTTCTGGCGGGTGACGGTGCCGCTGATGCGGCCCACCATCCTGCTGTGCACGCTGCTCTCGACCATCGCCGCGCTGCGCGTGCTGGAGGAGGTGCTGGTCCTCACGAACGGCGGACCGCTGAACAGCACGTACACCGCCCTGATGTACGTGTACGCCAAGGCCTTCCAGGGCTTCGACTTCGACTACGGGGTGGCCAGCGCCGCCGGGCTGGTCGTGGCGCTCGTGGCCCTGCTGCTCTCGGCGCTGAACTTCCGCTTCTTCCACCGCGAGGAGCAGGCGTGA